The Oscillospiraceae bacterium genome includes a region encoding these proteins:
- a CDS encoding NAD(P)H-hydrate dehydratase: MTELCTSAQVKRIDRNCGIDSRELMQNAAECLFSRIEACRDKYMFSLGAVSIVCGVGNNGGDGYALAILLFESGVNVRIVAADRPAGSDALYYFSLCTDMGIDIIYAEEEPDTALETISHSSFIVDAMFGTGLSRAPGEPYDELIEAVNSSAAFVFSVDIPSGIFADDASFHIENGQPVCIKADITSTFVMKKAAHVSHPAMEYCGDVFVEDIGIPPETLGNEHFVMFCADDDIVNKVFYPREADSNKGTYGTLVMLCGCDTMTGAACLAAQSALRCGVGLEVCAAKESVIRILQSKMNFPVFLPLDTDEYGYYTDEALDTVTSYPKSSAILIGCGLGISEGTVRAVTHVMKNARVPLVIDADALNIISENLNLLEQLAVPAVITPHPGEMARLCGCTVEYVQNNRTSLAAEFAERYGVTVVLKGNATVIASPDGRMVFNTTGGPSLAKGGMGDVLAGIIASLVAQGRDIFDSAVCGAYIHGAAGDMAKEVFSEYGVSPDDIPEFAAKVINSKVRHNLY; encoded by the coding sequence ATGACAGAGCTTTGTACCTCTGCACAGGTAAAAAGAATTGACCGAAACTGCGGTATCGATTCCCGCGAGCTTATGCAGAATGCGGCGGAGTGCCTTTTCAGCCGTATTGAGGCCTGTCGGGACAAGTACATGTTTTCCCTCGGAGCTGTCAGCATTGTGTGCGGAGTGGGAAATAACGGCGGAGACGGCTATGCTCTTGCCATTCTTCTGTTTGAAAGCGGTGTGAATGTACGTATTGTTGCCGCGGACAGACCTGCAGGCAGCGATGCGCTTTACTACTTTTCGCTGTGTACCGATATGGGTATTGATATTATTTATGCCGAGGAGGAGCCCGATACGGCTCTTGAAACCATTTCACATTCCTCCTTTATTGTGGATGCAATGTTCGGCACAGGGCTTTCACGCGCACCCGGTGAGCCGTATGATGAGCTTATTGAGGCGGTAAATTCAAGTGCAGCATTTGTTTTCAGTGTGGATATTCCGTCGGGAATATTTGCGGATGATGCCTCTTTTCATATTGAAAACGGACAGCCCGTTTGCATAAAGGCAGATATAACCTCTACCTTTGTGATGAAAAAAGCGGCTCATGTTTCCCATCCTGCCATGGAGTACTGCGGAGATGTGTTTGTGGAGGATATAGGAATACCGCCGGAAACTCTCGGAAACGAACATTTTGTGATGTTCTGCGCGGACGATGATATCGTGAATAAGGTTTTTTACCCCCGCGAAGCCGACAGCAACAAGGGCACCTACGGCACACTTGTGATGCTGTGCGGATGCGATACCATGACGGGTGCGGCATGTCTTGCCGCTCAGAGTGCATTGCGTTGCGGTGTCGGTCTGGAGGTATGCGCGGCGAAGGAATCGGTGATAAGGATATTGCAGAGCAAAATGAATTTCCCCGTTTTTCTTCCTCTTGATACCGATGAATACGGTTATTACACGGACGAAGCACTGGATACTGTGACGAGCTATCCCAAGTCCTCGGCGATTCTTATCGGATGCGGTCTGGGAATAAGCGAGGGCACTGTGCGGGCGGTGACGCATGTTATGAAAAATGCACGTGTTCCGCTTGTCATTGATGCGGACGCACTTAATATAATTTCAGAAAATCTAAATCTTCTTGAACAGCTTGCAGTCCCTGCTGTCATAACTCCCCATCCCGGAGAGATGGCTCGGCTTTGCGGATGCACGGTGGAGTATGTTCAGAATAACCGTACATCATTGGCAGCTGAATTTGCCGAACGGTATGGCGTCACCGTGGTTCTTAAGGGAAATGCTACCGTTATTGCCTCACCCGACGGCAGAATGGTTTTCAATACAACGGGCGGTCCGTCACTGGCAAAGGGCGGAATGGGGGATGTGCTTGCGGGCATTATAGCCTCCCTTGTTGCACAGGGCAGAGACATTTTTGACAGTGCTGTGTGCGGTGCGTATATTCACGGCGCGGCGGGCGACATGGCAAAGGAAGTATTCTCTGAATACGGCGTAAGTCCCGATGATATACCCGAATTTGCCGCAAAAGTCATAAACAGCAAAGTACGGCATAATTTATATTAA
- the uxaC gene encoding glucuronate isomerase — translation MKKFLSKNFMLTNDVAKKLYHDYAKEMPIIDYHCHISPKEIAENKQYKNITEIWLGGDHYKWRAIRSNGYPEEMITGNDCDPYEKFKAFAATMPKLIGNPMYHWSHLELKRYFGYTGVLNEKTCDEVWELCNEKLAQPSMRAQEIIRRSNVKLICTTDDPCDTLEWHEKISLDANFSTKVLPAFRPDKGVNIEKADFADYIQRLSDVSGVKINTFCDLLLAFKLRLDHFDHFGCKAADHGLDDLLPFNKDYTTDELDEILKKACDKQPLTDEQIAKYKTALLIFFAGEYNERNWVMQIHFGVSRNNNTAMFERLGPDTGFDSINGAISTKQLILMLNEMLSRNALPKTILYSINPIENAAIGTIIGCFQGPEAAGKLQQGSAWWFNDNNTGMRDQMTSLANLGVLGNFVGMLTDSRSFLSYTRHEYFRRILCDMIGTWVEKGEYPCDYATLEKIVKDISFNNTNNFFGFGVRI, via the coding sequence ATGAAAAAATTCCTGTCCAAAAACTTCATGCTCACCAATGACGTAGCCAAAAAGCTTTATCATGACTACGCAAAAGAAATGCCGATTATCGACTATCACTGTCACATCAGTCCCAAGGAAATAGCTGAAAACAAGCAGTACAAAAATATAACCGAAATATGGCTGGGCGGCGACCATTACAAATGGCGCGCCATCCGTTCCAACGGATACCCCGAGGAAATGATAACAGGCAATGACTGCGACCCTTACGAAAAGTTCAAGGCATTTGCCGCCACCATGCCCAAGCTCATAGGCAACCCCATGTATCACTGGAGCCATCTGGAGCTTAAAAGATACTTCGGCTACACAGGTGTTCTCAACGAAAAAACCTGCGACGAGGTTTGGGAGCTGTGCAACGAAAAGCTGGCTCAGCCCTCCATGCGCGCTCAGGAAATAATCAGACGCTCCAATGTAAAACTCATCTGCACAACCGACGACCCCTGCGATACACTGGAATGGCATGAAAAAATTTCTCTCGATGCGAACTTTTCCACAAAGGTTCTGCCCGCCTTCCGTCCCGACAAGGGGGTTAATATAGAAAAGGCTGATTTCGCCGACTATATACAGCGCTTGTCCGATGTCAGCGGTGTGAAAATAAATACATTCTGCGACCTGCTTCTGGCGTTCAAGCTTCGTCTCGACCACTTTGACCACTTCGGATGCAAGGCGGCTGACCACGGTCTTGATGACCTTCTCCCCTTCAACAAGGACTACACCACCGACGAGCTTGACGAAATCCTCAAAAAGGCATGCGACAAACAGCCTCTGACCGACGAACAAATCGCAAAGTACAAAACCGCTCTGCTTATCTTCTTCGCAGGCGAATACAACGAAAGAAACTGGGTAATGCAGATTCATTTCGGCGTTTCCCGTAACAATAACACCGCAATGTTCGAGCGTCTCGGTCCCGACACCGGCTTTGATTCCATCAACGGTGCAATTTCCACAAAACAGCTTATTCTCATGCTCAATGAAATGCTGTCCCGAAACGCTCTGCCCAAAACCATCCTCTACTCCATCAACCCCATTGAAAATGCCGCTATCGGCACTATAATCGGATGCTTCCAGGGCCCCGAAGCCGCAGGCAAGCTCCAGCAGGGCAGTGCATGGTGGTTCAATGACAATAATACAGGCATGCGCGACCAAATGACCTCTCTGGCAAATCTGGGTGTACTGGGCAACTTTGTAGGTATGCTCACCGACTCCCGGAGCTTCCTTTCCTACACCCGTCACGAATACTTCCGTCGCATCCTGTGCGATATGATAGGCACATGGGTCGAAAAGGGCGAATACCCCTGCGACTACGCTACACTCGAGAAAATTGTCAAGGATATCTCCTTCAACAACACCAACAACTTCTTCGGCTTCGGCGTACGCATATAA
- a CDS encoding ribonuclease Z, which produces MLDVTLLGTGGTMPTKNRRLSSAYFRLAGKGLLMDCGEGTQVSLRECGYTFKPCGIICFTHFHADHISGLPGFLLSMGNEGRTEPLNIIGPHGVEEVVNSLRIIAPELPFEIKFTELTENVQYISLNGYNITAFRVKHNITCYGYRIDIPRAGKFDPQKAQMNNVPVEVWSTLQKQETAQLNGVTYTRDMVMGAPRQGIAVTYCTDTRPCQNLEQQATFADLFICEGMYAEDEKLEKAVKSMHMTFREACGIADMAQAKRLWLTHYSPSLAEPQEYSDFADSLFNGAVVGFDGLTETINFPE; this is translated from the coding sequence ATGTTAGATGTAACACTACTCGGCACCGGTGGCACCATGCCCACCAAAAACCGCCGTCTGTCATCTGCTTATTTCAGACTTGCGGGCAAAGGGCTTCTCATGGATTGCGGCGAGGGTACGCAGGTCTCACTGCGCGAATGCGGCTATACCTTCAAGCCCTGCGGTATAATCTGCTTCACCCACTTTCACGCCGACCATATAAGCGGTCTGCCCGGCTTTCTGCTGTCTATGGGCAATGAGGGCAGAACAGAACCGCTCAATATAATAGGACCTCACGGTGTTGAAGAGGTTGTTAACTCTCTGCGCATTATCGCACCGGAATTGCCATTTGAAATAAAATTCACCGAGCTTACTGAAAATGTACAATATATCTCCCTGAACGGCTACAACATCACCGCTTTCAGAGTGAAGCACAATATCACCTGCTACGGTTACCGCATCGATATCCCACGCGCGGGTAAGTTCGACCCGCAAAAAGCACAAATGAACAACGTTCCGGTAGAAGTATGGAGCACACTGCAAAAACAGGAAACCGCACAGCTCAACGGTGTCACATACACCCGCGATATGGTTATGGGCGCGCCCAGACAAGGAATCGCCGTCACATATTGCACCGACACCCGCCCCTGCCAAAACCTTGAACAGCAGGCTACCTTCGCCGACCTTTTCATATGCGAGGGCATGTACGCCGAGGACGAGAAACTGGAAAAGGCGGTAAAGTCAATGCACATGACCTTCCGCGAGGCATGCGGCATTGCCGATATGGCACAGGCAAAACGGCTGTGGCTGACCCATTACAGCCCCTCTCTTGCCGAACCGCAGGAATACTCCGACTTTGCCGACAGCCTTTTTAATGGCGCAGTCGTGGGCTTTGACGGTCTGACCGAAACAATCAATTTCCCGGAATAA